In the Chroococcidiopsis sp. SAG 2025 genome, one interval contains:
- a CDS encoding tetratricopeptide repeat protein: MVEEFQAWQYKQYGLHALFEGNVKTALLYFNKALKLDPSLVEVIYNRGNLYSILKMSDKAISDYDLAIKLDPQHYKAYICRGITYLEQKQNAEAAIADFTKAIEVDSNKIQAYVNRANAYSYLNDYNTALKDLSTAIDIAPDRSDSYLNRGYIWVRTGDYRAAVADFSQAIALNPDFAIVYLNRGNAYKKLAQTQAALNDYAAVIHLDKTNPKNVVAAHIYRGEILESLGKLAAAFSEYDRAIELCPNEHFLQHKRGALLCQFGQLSSALEHYNRAISLDRKCMYCYAGRAWVRKNLGDISGAIADWSQVIEQNPENVLAYIERGELYFQSNRLRAAKADYTKAILLEPDEPHFYVIRAEVNLSLNYLVAALKDCDRAIEIAPDFARANFIRTLVKLRSKKIGTAVSNANRSATLLKAKGNLEK; this comes from the coding sequence ATGGTAGAAGAATTTCAAGCTTGGCAGTACAAGCAATATGGTTTACATGCGTTATTTGAAGGTAATGTTAAAACAGCGCTTTTATATTTTAACAAAGCTCTTAAGCTCGATCCGAGTTTGGTAGAAGTTATATACAATCGAGGCAACCTTTATAGTATTTTAAAAATGTCAGATAAAGCAATTTCTGACTACGATCTAGCCATAAAACTCGATCCGCAACACTATAAAGCTTATATTTGCCGAGGAATAACTTACCTAGAGCAAAAGCAGAATGCTGAAGCTGCTATTGCTGATTTTACTAAAGCAATCGAGGTTGACTCAAATAAAATTCAAGCGTATGTTAATCGAGCAAATGCTTACAGCTACTTAAATGATTATAATACGGCACTAAAAGACCTTTCTACGGCTATTGATATTGCACCTGATCGCAGTGATAGCTATTTGAATCGAGGCTATATATGGGTGAGAACTGGAGATTATCGGGCTGCGGTGGCTGATTTCTCTCAAGCGATCGCGCTTAACCCTGATTTTGCTATTGTTTATTTGAATCGAGGTAATGCTTACAAAAAATTAGCTCAAACACAAGCAGCATTAAATGATTATGCAGCGGTAATTCATCTAGATAAAACTAATCCTAAAAATGTTGTTGCTGCCCATATATATCGCGGAGAGATTTTAGAATCTCTGGGAAAATTAGCCGCAGCTTTTTCTGAATACGATCGCGCCATCGAGTTGTGTCCTAACGAGCATTTTCTGCAACATAAGCGCGGGGCATTGCTATGTCAATTCGGACAACTATCATCTGCTTTAGAGCATTATAATAGAGCGATATCACTAGATCGTAAATGCATGTACTGTTACGCAGGTAGAGCTTGGGTTAGAAAAAATCTAGGTGATATTTCAGGAGCGATCGCTGATTGGAGTCAGGTAATTGAACAGAATCCAGAAAATGTTTTAGCTTATATAGAAAGAGGAGAACTTTACTTTCAAAGTAATCGCTTGAGAGCAGCTAAAGCTGATTACACAAAAGCAATTCTTCTCGAACCTGACGAACCACACTTTTACGTTATAAGAGCTGAAGTGAATTTATCGTTAAATTATCTAGTAGCAGCGTTGAAAGATTGCGATCGCGCTATAGAAATTGCTCCCGATTTTGCCCGAGCTAACTTTATTAGAACTTTAGTTAAGCTACGTTCTAAGAAAATAGGAACTGCTGTCAGCAATGCAAATCGCTCTGCTACCTTATTAAAAGCGAAAGGCAATTTAGAAAAATAA
- a CDS encoding glycosyltransferase yields the protein MSRILFISAQAPTNQYPQAGQRIAFTHLAEYAIASEAVDVVVIANKVEVDAAKDLVAKFGSNLYTYPLHQFDKIANCLTHYQIPVKFASRLLNTVERTIHKLLATNIYDTIHFECSHAAIYFEAIEKYINPTQTKTVISLRDVWTQVFLRQSVTNFFYGIEVARTFHYERQLYSRVAELWVSSTKDRDLLTSLFSIPNERITIKPHQASCFVYRVQRCLEKIEKKSLLFWGAIGRPENEQAILTFVEQCFKKLLQHDRDFKLYIVGSSPSQKVLALACKQIIVTGFVEDPTEFFEKAEIGIVPLFKGGGIKLKTLEMLEAGLPVIATAVGAEGIVDRRKKLVVSDNFEEWFDLIRIMIR from the coding sequence ATGTCAAGAATCTTGTTTATCTCTGCCCAGGCTCCCACTAACCAATATCCACAAGCTGGACAAAGGATTGCCTTTACACATCTTGCAGAATATGCCATTGCTAGTGAAGCCGTTGATGTAGTAGTTATAGCTAACAAAGTTGAGGTGGACGCTGCCAAAGATTTAGTTGCAAAATTTGGTAGTAACCTCTACACATATCCACTCCATCAGTTCGACAAAATTGCTAATTGCTTAACTCATTATCAAATTCCCGTGAAGTTTGCTTCTCGTCTTCTTAATACAGTCGAGAGAACTATTCACAAACTTCTCGCAACTAATATTTATGATACAATTCATTTTGAATGTTCTCATGCTGCTATATATTTTGAAGCCATTGAGAAGTATATTAATCCTACTCAAACGAAGACTGTAATTAGTTTAAGAGATGTGTGGACTCAAGTTTTTTTGAGACAGTCTGTCACTAATTTTTTCTATGGTATTGAAGTAGCTAGAACTTTCCATTATGAACGTCAACTCTACTCCCGTGTCGCTGAATTATGGGTATCATCTACCAAAGATCGCGACCTTTTAACTTCTTTATTTTCTATACCCAATGAAAGGATTACTATTAAGCCTCACCAAGCTAGTTGTTTTGTGTATCGAGTGCAGCGTTGCTTAGAAAAGATAGAGAAAAAAAGTCTCTTGTTCTGGGGAGCTATAGGAAGACCAGAGAACGAACAAGCAATTCTTACCTTTGTCGAGCAGTGTTTTAAGAAGTTGCTTCAACACGATCGAGATTTCAAACTTTACATAGTTGGCTCTAGTCCCTCTCAAAAAGTTTTGGCACTTGCTTGTAAACAGATTATAGTTACAGGATTTGTTGAAGATCCAACTGAGTTTTTTGAAAAAGCTGAAATTGGAATAGTTCCTCTATTTAAGGGAGGTGGGATTAAACTAAAAACCCTAGAAATGCTAGAAGCTGGCTTGCCAGTTATTGCTACTGCTGTAGGTGCCGAAGGAATTGTAGACCGGAGGAAAAAATTAGTAGTGAGTGATAATTTTGAAGAATGGTTCGATTTGATCCGCATAATGATAAGGTAA
- a CDS encoding glycosyltransferase translates to MPVLIIGIIKKPPIKESKMKTLKSLIYVSKGNLPSKMAHSIQTAKMAQAFSQKVENFELVTSGDIFSVLKGIDSEFQAWYGLYYKFKLVRIPMHIKIEYPFPQNYENFVFYKLAILYACFKAPFLIYTRSFPVVEILLRMCIPVLWEWHEPVSEKLSSTCKELFDNKNLLGVVTTLPQLAENYLNHGLLPEKTLVAPNAVDIKNFLPYHTKSLARQKLSLQQDSQIILYSGHLYDYKGIPTILKTASLMPECEFVLVGGWIDDINRVKATCQQMNLQNIQFFGHVPQSELALYLYAADILILPTSKYWELAEATCPLKLFDYMVAKRPIVASALPTIATVLRHRENALLAEPDEPLSFKLAINTLLNNPLLANTIADRAFQEVHNFTWDGRADRVLQFATERLQKIEKSNTSYMGNLLKYITLKTISPHKLVKL, encoded by the coding sequence TTGCCTGTATTAATCATTGGCATCATCAAAAAACCACCTATCAAAGAAAGTAAAATGAAAACACTAAAATCTCTAATTTATGTGTCTAAAGGAAACCTACCATCAAAAATGGCTCACTCAATTCAAACTGCTAAAATGGCGCAGGCTTTTTCTCAAAAAGTTGAAAATTTTGAATTGGTCACTAGCGGAGATATTTTTTCAGTTTTAAAAGGCATAGACTCAGAATTTCAAGCTTGGTATGGTTTGTATTATAAATTTAAATTAGTTCGCATACCGATGCATATTAAGATCGAGTATCCTTTTCCCCAAAATTATGAAAATTTTGTCTTTTATAAACTGGCTATTTTATACGCTTGTTTTAAAGCTCCTTTCTTAATTTACACTCGTTCGTTTCCTGTGGTTGAAATTTTGCTAAGAATGTGTATACCTGTGCTTTGGGAATGGCACGAACCAGTTTCAGAAAAACTTAGTTCTACATGTAAAGAGTTATTCGATAACAAGAACTTGCTTGGTGTTGTTACCACATTGCCTCAACTTGCAGAGAACTATTTAAATCATGGTTTGCTTCCTGAAAAAACATTGGTAGCTCCTAATGCCGTAGACATCAAAAATTTTCTTCCTTATCACACTAAATCTTTAGCCCGCCAAAAGTTATCTTTACAACAAGACAGTCAAATTATCTTATATTCAGGGCATTTGTACGATTATAAAGGAATACCAACAATTTTGAAAACTGCTAGTCTGATGCCAGAATGTGAATTTGTTTTAGTAGGAGGATGGATTGATGATATTAACCGGGTAAAAGCAACTTGTCAACAGATGAATTTACAAAACATACAATTTTTCGGTCACGTACCACAATCTGAGCTAGCACTATATCTATATGCCGCAGACATTCTAATTCTTCCTACCAGTAAGTATTGGGAACTAGCTGAAGCTACTTGTCCGTTGAAGTTATTTGATTATATGGTTGCTAAAAGACCAATTGTCGCTTCAGCTTTACCGACTATAGCAACAGTATTGCGACATAGAGAAAATGCACTGTTGGCAGAACCTGACGAACCACTCTCATTCAAATTAGCAATAAATACTCTGTTGAATAATCCTTTATTAGCTAATACTATTGCCGACCGTGCTTTTCAAGAAGTACATAATTTTACTTGGGATGGACGAGCGGATCGAGTTTTGCAGTTTGCAACTGAAAGGCTACAGAAGATTGAGAAAAGTAATACTAGTTACATGGGAAATTTACTTAAATACATCACGTTGAAGACTATTTCACCTCATAAGTTAGTAAAGCTATAA